Proteins encoded within one genomic window of Cyprinus carpio isolate SPL01 chromosome B22, ASM1834038v1, whole genome shotgun sequence:
- the rabgap1l gene encoding uncharacterized protein rabgap1l isoform X7: MMQEVSITVAYDAHVINQINEEDFFASLVADSKPKPVVPTKKLKKFEKEYQCLRESQLQQEDPIDRYQFRTV, from the exons ATGATGCAGGAAGTGTCGATAACGGTGGCTTACGACGCTCATGTTATCAATCAGATCAACGAGGAGGATTTCTTCGCCAGTCTCGTGGCTGATTCCAAACCTAAACCGGTG GTGCCAACAAAGAAGCTGAAGAAGTTTGAGAAGGAGTATCAGTGTCTGAGAGAGAGTCAGCTGCAGCAGGAAGACCCTATAGACAGATACCAG TTCAGGACTGTGTAG